From the genome of Pseudomonas sp. gcc21, one region includes:
- the rsxG gene encoding electron transport complex subunit RsxG — protein MENPATAGHSVLRNSIILGIFAMVTVGLIAVTQQSTADRIAEEIRRAQMSALTEILPAEQHDNDMLNDTFMVDDREFLNLRGPAEAYRGRQDGQVVAVILPVIAPDGYSGRIDLLVGIRADGELAGVRVLNHRETPGLGDKVEVAKSPWILNFDGKSLSMPAPENWGVRKDGGAFDQFTGATITPRAVVQAVYRALQYFDENRDSLLELSNQEPANG, from the coding sequence ATGGAAAATCCAGCCACAGCCGGTCACTCAGTGCTGCGCAATAGCATCATCCTCGGGATCTTCGCGATGGTCACCGTCGGCTTGATTGCCGTGACGCAGCAGAGCACCGCTGACCGCATTGCTGAAGAAATTCGTCGTGCGCAGATGAGCGCATTGACCGAGATCCTGCCTGCCGAACAGCATGACAATGACATGCTCAACGACACCTTCATGGTGGATGACCGTGAATTTCTGAATTTGCGCGGCCCCGCTGAAGCCTATCGCGGCAGGCAGGACGGGCAAGTCGTTGCAGTCATCCTGCCGGTGATTGCACCGGACGGGTACAGCGGACGTATCGATTTGCTGGTCGGCATTCGTGCTGACGGCGAGCTGGCCGGCGTGCGGGTTCTCAATCACCGGGAAACCCCGGGTTTGGGGGACAAGGTCGAGGTTGCCAAGAGCCCGTGGATCCTGAATTTCGACGGCAAAAGCCTGAGCATGCCAGCCCCGGAGAACTGGGGTGTGCGCAAGGACGGTGGTGCCTTTGATCAGTTCACCGGGGCAACTATCACACCGCGCGCCGTGGTTCAGGCCGTCTACCGCGCGTTGCAATACTTCGATGAAAACCGCGACAGCCTGCTTGAGCTGTCCAACCAGGAGCCTGCCAATGGCTAG
- the rsxA gene encoding electron transport complex subunit RsxA gives MTEFALILVSTILVNNFVLVQFLGLCPFMGVSGKLETAIGMSMATTFVLTLASILSYLTFQYILVPFELEFLRTISFILVIAVVVQFTEMVVHKTSPLLYRVLGIFLPLITTNCAVLGVALLNTNRAEQTFMKSAFYGLGAAIGFSMILILFAGLRERIAIADVPTPFRGAAIGMITAGLMSLAFMGFTGLIRL, from the coding sequence ATGACGGAATTTGCCCTGATCCTGGTCAGTACCATACTGGTCAACAACTTCGTACTGGTGCAGTTTCTCGGACTCTGTCCGTTCATGGGCGTGTCCGGCAAGCTGGAAACGGCCATCGGCATGTCGATGGCAACGACCTTCGTACTGACGCTGGCGTCGATTCTCAGCTATCTGACGTTCCAGTACATTCTGGTGCCCTTCGAGCTGGAGTTTCTGCGCACCATCTCCTTTATCCTCGTGATCGCTGTGGTGGTGCAGTTCACCGAAATGGTGGTGCACAAGACCAGCCCCCTGCTCTATCGCGTGCTGGGCATCTTCCTACCGTTGATTACTACCAATTGCGCCGTGCTCGGCGTAGCGCTCTTGAATACCAACCGCGCCGAACAAACCTTCATGAAATCAGCCTTCTACGGCCTCGGCGCAGCGATCGGCTTTTCGATGATTCTGATCCTGTTTGCGGGCTTGCGTGAGCGCATCGCCATCGCCGACGTTCCGACGCCTTTCCGCGGCGCGGCCATTGGCATGATCACCGCTGGCCTGATGTCCCTGGCGTTCATGGGCTTCACTGGACTCATAAGGTTATAA
- the rsxC gene encoding electron transport complex subunit RsxC — MTRATPIKIWDIPGGIHPPENKHQSTANGLEIAPLPARLILPLQQHIGARAEPVVSVGDRVRKGQLLAEANGLVSCPLHAPTSGTVTAIGPAPYPHASGLEEWAITLESDGRDEWTDLEPIKDFRALEAAPLLEIIRLAGISGLGGAGFPTAVKINARPEQKIHSLIINGTECEPYITADDTAMRYMAAEIVAGIEILMHILRPEEVLVGIEDNKPEAIAAMREAVGERDIRIVPFPTKYPSGGEKQLIQILTGKEVPSGGLPADIGMVCQNIGTLLAIHDAVLLGQPLIKRITTLTGEALTHPTNVEALIGTPIRDLLEFAGLQPDRLYRLVMGGPMMGFTLQSMDAPIIKTSNCLLAGTQEELPPPPVAQPCIRCGLCSEACPAMLLPQQLHWFALGKEYDQLERLNLFDCIECGCCSYVCPSSIPLVQYYRAAKSEIRALELQQHKAEHSKQRFEQRQQRLQREAEQKEADRKARADKAARMKAAKEAGTASPDTAAPAEPDVARVTAQKPAGLNAEQKQLKIAAATAQMALKKAQKQVAANPDNAELKAQVPVLEQAWREAQQRFDASLGEASVKTTPAPSAAADDESKRLKIEAAMLRASLKKAERATGDTPTEEQEKEIYALREQVAVAEARLPKETATKKPVDENLKKAKLDAAMAKAALKKAERAQADNLDDPALQEEVERCRDVLTEALRKLEQAEANTSQPVPERERVDKKPIDEATRQRKTELAMAKAAFKKAEQSFKQAQEAGADISSAQAELDRTKEALNTAAKALAEHRASKETD, encoded by the coding sequence ATGACCCGAGCTACGCCGATCAAGATCTGGGATATTCCCGGCGGTATTCATCCGCCTGAAAACAAGCATCAGTCCACGGCCAACGGACTCGAAATCGCGCCGTTGCCGGCGCGTTTGATACTTCCGCTACAGCAGCATATCGGTGCACGCGCCGAACCGGTCGTCAGCGTTGGCGACAGAGTACGCAAGGGACAACTTCTGGCCGAGGCCAATGGTCTGGTCAGCTGCCCATTGCATGCACCGACTTCCGGGACCGTCACTGCCATCGGGCCTGCGCCCTACCCCCACGCCTCCGGCCTGGAGGAATGGGCGATAACGCTGGAAAGTGATGGCCGCGACGAATGGACTGACCTCGAGCCGATCAAGGATTTCCGAGCGCTGGAAGCAGCGCCCCTGCTGGAGATTATCCGGCTGGCGGGCATCAGTGGCCTGGGCGGAGCGGGTTTTCCGACGGCGGTCAAGATCAATGCGCGACCGGAGCAGAAGATTCACTCGCTCATCATCAACGGCACCGAGTGCGAGCCCTACATCACCGCAGACGATACGGCGATGCGCTACATGGCCGCTGAGATCGTCGCCGGCATCGAAATCCTCATGCACATCCTGCGTCCTGAGGAAGTGCTGGTCGGCATTGAAGACAACAAGCCTGAAGCCATCGCTGCGATGCGGGAAGCGGTTGGTGAGCGTGATATACGCATCGTGCCCTTTCCAACCAAATATCCGTCCGGCGGCGAGAAACAGCTGATCCAGATTCTGACCGGCAAGGAAGTACCCAGCGGCGGGCTGCCCGCCGATATCGGCATGGTCTGTCAGAACATCGGCACGCTATTGGCTATTCACGATGCGGTGCTCCTGGGCCAGCCGTTGATCAAGCGCATCACCACGCTGACCGGCGAAGCACTGACGCATCCGACCAATGTCGAGGCGTTGATCGGCACTCCCATCCGCGATCTGCTCGAATTTGCCGGTCTGCAACCGGACCGTTTGTATCGACTGGTCATGGGCGGCCCGATGATGGGCTTTACCCTGCAAAGCATGGACGCGCCGATCATCAAGACCAGCAACTGCCTGCTCGCCGGCACGCAGGAAGAATTACCGCCACCGCCCGTTGCACAGCCCTGCATACGCTGCGGTCTGTGCTCCGAAGCCTGCCCGGCAATGCTATTGCCGCAACAGCTGCACTGGTTTGCACTGGGCAAGGAATACGACCAGCTTGAACGTCTCAACCTGTTCGACTGCATCGAATGCGGCTGCTGTTCCTACGTGTGCCCCAGCAGCATTCCGCTGGTGCAGTATTACCGCGCAGCCAAGTCCGAAATTCGTGCGCTTGAGCTGCAGCAGCACAAGGCCGAGCATTCCAAGCAGCGATTTGAGCAACGCCAGCAGCGCTTGCAACGCGAGGCCGAGCAGAAAGAAGCCGACCGCAAGGCCCGTGCTGACAAGGCTGCCCGCATGAAAGCCGCCAAGGAAGCCGGTACGGCCTCGCCTGACACAGCCGCTCCCGCCGAGCCGGACGTTGCCCGTGTCACAGCGCAGAAGCCCGCGGGCCTCAACGCCGAGCAGAAGCAGCTGAAGATTGCCGCCGCTACGGCACAAATGGCACTAAAGAAGGCGCAGAAGCAGGTTGCCGCCAACCCGGATAATGCAGAGCTGAAAGCGCAGGTTCCGGTACTTGAGCAGGCCTGGCGCGAGGCGCAGCAGCGCTTTGATGCCAGCCTCGGCGAAGCCTCGGTTAAAACCACGCCGGCACCTTCGGCCGCTGCGGATGACGAATCCAAACGGCTGAAGATTGAAGCCGCGATGCTGCGCGCCAGTCTGAAAAAAGCTGAGCGCGCTACCGGCGATACGCCCACCGAGGAGCAGGAGAAGGAAATCTACGCCCTGCGCGAGCAAGTCGCCGTAGCCGAAGCGCGCCTGCCCAAGGAAACCGCAACAAAGAAACCGGTGGACGAGAACCTGAAGAAAGCCAAGCTCGACGCAGCCATGGCCAAAGCCGCGCTGAAGAAAGCCGAACGCGCCCAGGCTGATAATCTGGATGACCCCGCGTTACAGGAAGAAGTCGAACGCTGCCGGGATGTACTGACCGAGGCGCTGAGAAAGCTCGAACAGGCGGAGGCCAATACCAGCCAGCCTGTACCGGAGCGTGAGCGAGTCGACAAGAAACCCATCGATGAAGCAACGCGTCAGCGCAAAACCGAGCTGGCCATGGCCAAAGCAGCCTTTAAAAAAGCCGAGCAATCGTTCAAGCAGGCGCAGGAAGCCGGCGCCGATATAAGTTCGGCGCAGGCTGAGCTGGATCGCACCAAAGAAGCGCTGAACACGGCCGCCAAGGCGCTGGCCGAACATAGAGCCAGCAAGGAGACTGACTGA
- the rsxB gene encoding electron transport complex subunit RsxB: MGIVVTAILVLLGLALIFGAILGYAAIRFKVEGDPIVDQINAVLPQTQCGQCGHPGCKPYAEAIANGGDPINKCPPGGEATIQALADLLDVEPLPLDAEHGEEKPRMVAYIREAECIGCTKCIQACPVDAILGAAKQMHTVIVDECTGCDLCVEPCPVDCIDMLPLPTTPQNWKWDYPLPGKTLIATDAQRGAA, encoded by the coding sequence ATGGGCATCGTCGTTACTGCCATTCTTGTACTGCTTGGCCTGGCGCTGATATTCGGCGCGATCCTCGGCTACGCCGCGATCCGTTTCAAGGTTGAAGGGGATCCGATTGTCGATCAGATCAATGCTGTGCTGCCGCAAACGCAGTGCGGTCAGTGTGGCCACCCCGGTTGCAAACCCTACGCCGAGGCCATCGCCAATGGCGGCGATCCAATCAACAAGTGTCCACCCGGTGGCGAAGCCACCATCCAGGCGCTGGCTGACCTGCTCGACGTCGAACCGCTGCCGCTGGATGCCGAACACGGCGAAGAAAAACCGCGCATGGTTGCCTATATCCGTGAAGCCGAATGCATCGGCTGCACCAAATGCATTCAGGCGTGCCCAGTCGACGCGATCCTCGGGGCCGCTAAACAGATGCATACCGTCATCGTCGACGAATGCACGGGTTGCGATCTGTGCGTCGAACCCTGCCCGGTGGACTGCATCGACATGTTGCCGCTGCCGACTACGCCGCAAAACTGGAAGTGGGATTATCCCTTGCCTGGCAAAACCCTGATCGCTACTGATGCCCAGCGAGGCGCCGCATGA
- the rsxD gene encoding electron transport complex subunit RsxD has translation MALVRMTSPHARGNNRTQTIMLWVVAATLPGVLAMTWFFGFGTLINILLASVVTLGVEALILKLRKRPVSFFVTDGSALVTAWLLALALPPLAPWWLVAIAASFAIVFGKQLYGGLGQNPFNPAMLGYAVVLISFPVEMTSWPAWRGIEQSIPDVSATLGLIDALRQVFGFSAQAVDGWAHATPLDILKSNSGLTVNELAASQPVFGTLGGNIWEWVNLAYLAGGLLLIYKRVVSWHAPLGMLGTLAVMSLLFWGGSGSDSNGSPMFHLLSGATMLGAFFIVTDPVSCATSKLGRVVFGIGVGLLVYIIRAWGGYPDAVAFAVLLMNLAAPTIDYYTTPRTYGHRKAERGMGKVD, from the coding sequence ATGGCGCTGGTTCGCATGACCTCGCCCCATGCACGGGGTAACAACCGCACCCAGACCATCATGCTCTGGGTGGTTGCGGCGACGCTGCCCGGCGTGTTGGCCATGACCTGGTTCTTCGGCTTCGGCACGCTGATCAATATCCTTCTGGCCAGCGTGGTCACCCTCGGCGTTGAGGCCTTGATCCTCAAGCTACGCAAGCGGCCGGTATCGTTCTTTGTCACGGACGGCAGTGCACTGGTAACGGCCTGGTTACTGGCACTCGCATTACCGCCGTTGGCGCCCTGGTGGCTGGTCGCAATCGCCGCGAGTTTCGCTATTGTATTTGGCAAACAGCTGTACGGCGGATTGGGGCAGAATCCGTTCAATCCGGCGATGCTCGGCTACGCCGTGGTGCTTATATCCTTTCCGGTCGAAATGACCTCCTGGCCCGCGTGGCGCGGCATCGAGCAGAGCATCCCCGACGTCTCCGCCACGCTTGGTCTTATTGACGCCCTCCGTCAGGTGTTTGGCTTTTCTGCCCAGGCGGTTGACGGTTGGGCGCATGCCACACCGCTGGACATCCTCAAGTCCAACAGCGGCTTGACCGTCAACGAACTGGCTGCCAGCCAACCGGTGTTCGGAACGCTGGGTGGAAATATCTGGGAGTGGGTCAACCTGGCCTATCTGGCTGGCGGTCTGTTGCTGATCTACAAACGCGTTGTGTCATGGCATGCGCCGCTGGGCATGCTGGGTACGTTGGCAGTCATGAGCCTGCTGTTCTGGGGCGGTAGCGGTTCTGACTCGAATGGCTCGCCCATGTTTCACCTGCTCAGCGGCGCGACCATGCTCGGTGCGTTCTTCATCGTTACCGATCCGGTGTCCTGCGCCACCAGCAAACTGGGCCGCGTAGTGTTCGGCATCGGTGTCGGTTTGCTGGTCTATATCATTCGCGCCTGGGGCGGATATCCCGACGCGGTGGCCTTTGCGGTGCTATTGATGAACCTCGCCGCCCCGACTATCGATTACTACACCACTCCGCGCACCTATGGCCATCGCAAGGCCGAGCGCGGCATGGGCAAGGTTGACTGA